The Staphylococcus sp. KG4-3 genome has a window encoding:
- a CDS encoding GNAT family N-acetyltransferase, with protein sequence MYFKEATISDAPIIHKLMIKAFSEYKNDKMPSSALEETESNIAKALSQEGEKALIAYESDEPVAMVRFKIEQYKMNFYRLSVNPLYQGKGVGKHLLKSLELYAKNEDISEIICKVRMNIKRNVSLYKDIGYSIFDYYTIDKPNKKSLHIVSMKKFI encoded by the coding sequence ATGTACTTTAAGGAAGCAACGATTTCTGATGCACCTATAATTCATAAGTTGATGATTAAAGCATTTTCAGAATACAAAAATGATAAAATGCCGTCTAGCGCTTTAGAAGAAACAGAGAGCAATATTGCTAAAGCGTTATCGCAAGAAGGAGAAAAAGCTTTAATTGCATATGAGTCAGATGAGCCAGTGGCAATGGTTAGATTTAAAATAGAACAATATAAAATGAATTTTTATCGTCTATCTGTAAATCCTCTATACCAAGGAAAAGGTGTAGGAAAGCATTTGTTAAAGTCATTAGAACTATATGCAAAAAATGAAGATATATCAGAAATTATATGCAAAGTTCGTATGAATATAAAAAGAAATGTTAGTCTTTATAAAGATATAGGTTATTCTATATTTGATTATTATACTATTGATAAGCCAAATAAGAAGTCATTACATATTGTATCTATGAAGAAATTTATCTAA